The Strix aluco isolate bStrAlu1 chromosome 1, bStrAlu1.hap1, whole genome shotgun sequence genome has a window encoding:
- the LRRCC1 gene encoding leucine-rich repeat and coiled-coil domain-containing protein 1 isoform X3: MAGYRAIAGELSLMDKGLKSLLEVSLSSDLHTLNVHCNCIARIEGLSHLRNLQHLDLSSNQIRRIEGLNSLANLRTLSLSCNLLTKVEGLEKLFNLTILNLSYNHIHDLSGFQCLHGTSHKISHIDLHSNCVNNINHLLQCTKGLRCLTNLTLEKNGKANPVCHTAGYRETVLQTLPQLTALDGRNISGEPVDLAEENSSDLQCLEDILGCLASSGCPSSRDQNCVTLPVVTPHIDQALAHFRQRTRTPVQSAISSSTELVSSSEPEKAELDKIYSEVRIKKIEDQISQILQKVSDTSRREAPPNVLKAKRDTDPTSESENDSGKENNRKVVKRSKIPTYRRTTLSTRCHANHLNNKITDREEKKSSSKCPRSSQRDSHLNSSLDAQDLEVVGRKAEILTGRQSNIEKVEEINSNATEESTYRVLIQELDQEKERRWKAEQAEKKLIEHVRELQKHAKEEKNIQSMAVYTTDRLKELILKERDVKARLQADVQQLKGETERLTDELNQARNKEAERQKAMQALEETLSKMETQRLQQRTIEMKQVQEAELKASANEREVQLLRISFRQQKEKVKQLHELLILREQEQRKELETRVALNGPEFQDALSKEVAKEEQRHEQHVKEFQEKINILNQKYKELEDEFRLALTIEAKRFKEVKEGFENVAADLVEHKRALFEFEQKEKEMASLIQDLTSIVKEQKAKIAELTKSNEEATANLKCRTGELATVTEEYKQKSVQLELLKKENGKLISQLTAQESVIDGLKMERKIWGQELAQQGAHLAQDRGKLEAKIEVLMNEIETLKKQKEQDSDTIRIKNKIVDDQTETIRRLKEMKII, from the exons ATGGCGGGGTACCGCGCTATCGCCGGCGAGCTCAGCCTCATGGATAAAGGCCTTAAGAG CTTGCTGGAGGTCTCCCTGAGCTCGGACCTGCACACGCTCAACGTACACTGTAACTGCATCGCCAGAATAGAAGGGCTCAGCCACCTCCGGAATCTGCAGCATTTAGATCTGTCATCAAACCAAATCCGCCGGATCGAGGGGCTAAATTCCCTGGCTAATCTGCGCACCCTAAGTTTATCCTGTAACCTGCTAACGAAAGTGGAGG GACTGGAAAAACTCTTTAATTTAACTATACTGAATTTGTCTTATAATCACATACATGATCTCTCTG gATTTCAGTGCCTTCATGGAACCAGTCATAAGATTAGCCATATTGACCTTCACAGCAACTGTGTAAACAATATTAATCACTTACTGCAGTGCACAAAGGGGCTGCGCTGTTTGACGAATctgacactggaaaaaaatggaaaagccaaTCCAGTTTGTCACACAGCAG GTTATAGAGAAACTGTTCTTCAGACATTGCCCCAGCTAACAGCTCTAgatggaagaaatatttctggtgAACCAGTGGATCTGGCAGAAGAAAACTCTTCAGATTTGCAGTGTTTAGAAGACATTTTGGGCTGTTTGGCTTCATCTGGGTGCCCCTCGTCCAGAGATCAG AACTGTGTTACCTTACCAGTGGTGACACCACATATCGACCAGGCATTAGCTCATTTTCGTCAACGTACAAGAACACCAGTACAAAGTGCCATCAGCTCCTCTACAGAGCTTGTCTCTTCTTCAGAACCAGAGAAGGCTGAACTTGATAAAATATACAGTGAGgtgaggattaaaaaaatagaagatcaAATTTCACAGATACTGCAAAAG GTGTCTGATACCTCAAGAAGGGAAGCTCCTCCAAATGTTCTCAAAGCTAAGAGAGATACAGATCCAACTTCTGAGAGCGAAAATGATAGTGGGAAAGAGAACAACAGAAAGGTGGTGAAAAGAAGCAAGATCCCTACTTACCGCAGAACTACCTTATCTACTAGGTGTCATGCGAATCATCTTAATAACAAAATAACTGACAG GGAAGAGAAGAAGAGTTCCTCAAAGTGTCCACGCTCCAGTCAGAGAGACTCTCATCTGAATTCATCATTGGATGCTCAAGACTTGGAAGTAGtgggaagaaaagctgaaatattaaCTGGAAGACAGAGCAATATAGAAAAAGtagaagaaattaattcaaatgcCACAGAGGAATCAACATATCGA GTGCTGATTCAAGAACTGGatcaggagaaagaaaggagatggaaagcagagcaagcagagaagaaattaatAGAGCACGTCAGAGAGCTACAGAAacatgcaaaagaagaaaagaatattcAGAGTATGGCTGTATACACTACAGACAG ATTAAAGGAATTGATATTGAAAGAGAGAGATGTTAAAGCAAGGCTGCAAGCAGATGTCCAACAGTTGAAAGGTGAAACTGAAAGATTGACAGATGAGTTAAATCAGGCAAGAAATAAAGAAGCAGAACGTCAGAAGGCCATGCAAGCTTTAGAAGAAACACTTTCCAAGATGGAGACACAGAGATTGCAGCAACGAACAATAGAG ATGAAACAGGTGCAAGAAGCAGAGCTTAAAGCATCAGCAAATGAAAGAGAAGTACAGTTACTTCGAATATCCTTTCGACAACAGAAGGAGAAGGTAAAACAACTACATGAACTTCTTATATTAAGAGAACAAGAGCAAAG GAAAGAACTTGAAACCCGAGTTGCTTTAAATGGACCTGAATTTCAAGATGCTTTGTCAAAAGAAGTGGCTAAAGAGGAGCAGAGGCATGAACAACATGTTAAAGaatttcaggagaaaattaatatattaaaccAGAAGTACAAAGAATTAGAAGATGAATTTCGCTTAGCTTTAACTATTGAAGCAAAACGGTTTAAAGAG GTAAAAGAGGGTTTTGAAAATGTTGCTGCTGATCTAGTTGAACATAAACGAGCCCTGTTTGAAtttgaacaaaaggaaaaggaaatggcaAGTCTGATCCAAGACCTGACAAGTATAGtgaaagaacagaaagcaaagattgCAGAACTAACAAAATCAAATGAAGAAGCTACAGCAAACCTAAAG TGTCGAACTGGAGAACTTGCAACTGTGACTGAGGAATACAAACAGAAGTCTGTTCAACTTGAacttctgaaaaaggaaaatggaaaacttATTTCTCAGCTGACAGCCCAGGAATCAGTGATTGATggattaaaaatggaaagaaaaatatgggGGCAAGAGTTGGCACAACAAG GAGCTCATCTTGCTCAAGATCGGGGAAAACTAGAAGCAAAAATTGAAGTTTTAATGAATGAGATTGAGAcgttaaaaaagcaaaaggaacagGACAGTGATACgataagaattaaaaacaaaatagtggACGATCAGACAGAAACAATTAGGAGATTAAAAGAA ATGAAGATTATTTAA
- the LRRCC1 gene encoding leucine-rich repeat and coiled-coil domain-containing protein 1 isoform X2: MAGYRAIAGELSLMDKGLKSLLEVSLSSDLHTLNVHCNCIARIEGLSHLRNLQHLDLSSNQIRRIEGLNSLANLRTLSLSCNLLTKVEGLEKLFNLTILNLSYNHIHDLSGFQCLHGTSHKISHIDLHSNCVNNINHLLQCTKGLRCLTNLTLEKNGKANPVCHTAGYRETVLQTLPQLTALDGRNISGEPVDLAEENSSDLQCLEDILGCLASSGCPSSRDQNCVTLPVVTPHIDQALAHFRQRTRTPVQSAISSSTELVSSSEPEKAELDKIYSEVRIKKIEDQISQILQKVSDTSRREAPPNVLKAKRDTDPTSESENDSGKENNRKVVKRSKIPTYRRTTLSTRCHANHLNNKITDREEKKSSSKCPRSSQRDSHLNSSLDAQDLEVVGRKAEILTGRQSNIEKVEEINSNATEESTYRVLIQELDQEKERRWKAEQAEKKLIEHVRELQKHAKEEKNIQSMAVYTTDRLKELILKERDVKARLQADVQQLKGETERLTDELNQARNKEAERQKAMQALEETLSKMETQRLQQRTIEMKQVQEAELKASANEREVQLLRISFRQQKEKVKQLHELLILREQEQRKELETRVALNGPEFQDALSKEVAKEEQRHEQHVKEFQEKINILNQKYKELEDEFRLALTIEAKRFKEVKEGFENVAADLVEHKRALFEFEQKEKEMASLIQDLTSIVKEQKAKIAELTKSNEEATANLKCRTGELATVTEEYKQKSVQLELLKKENGKLISQLTAQESVIDGLKMERKIWGQELAQQGAHLAQDRGKLEAKIEVLMNEIETLKKQKEQDSDTIRIKNKIVDDQTETIRRLKEIYVLMNFFFNSDFFQMKII, translated from the exons ATGGCGGGGTACCGCGCTATCGCCGGCGAGCTCAGCCTCATGGATAAAGGCCTTAAGAG CTTGCTGGAGGTCTCCCTGAGCTCGGACCTGCACACGCTCAACGTACACTGTAACTGCATCGCCAGAATAGAAGGGCTCAGCCACCTCCGGAATCTGCAGCATTTAGATCTGTCATCAAACCAAATCCGCCGGATCGAGGGGCTAAATTCCCTGGCTAATCTGCGCACCCTAAGTTTATCCTGTAACCTGCTAACGAAAGTGGAGG GACTGGAAAAACTCTTTAATTTAACTATACTGAATTTGTCTTATAATCACATACATGATCTCTCTG gATTTCAGTGCCTTCATGGAACCAGTCATAAGATTAGCCATATTGACCTTCACAGCAACTGTGTAAACAATATTAATCACTTACTGCAGTGCACAAAGGGGCTGCGCTGTTTGACGAATctgacactggaaaaaaatggaaaagccaaTCCAGTTTGTCACACAGCAG GTTATAGAGAAACTGTTCTTCAGACATTGCCCCAGCTAACAGCTCTAgatggaagaaatatttctggtgAACCAGTGGATCTGGCAGAAGAAAACTCTTCAGATTTGCAGTGTTTAGAAGACATTTTGGGCTGTTTGGCTTCATCTGGGTGCCCCTCGTCCAGAGATCAG AACTGTGTTACCTTACCAGTGGTGACACCACATATCGACCAGGCATTAGCTCATTTTCGTCAACGTACAAGAACACCAGTACAAAGTGCCATCAGCTCCTCTACAGAGCTTGTCTCTTCTTCAGAACCAGAGAAGGCTGAACTTGATAAAATATACAGTGAGgtgaggattaaaaaaatagaagatcaAATTTCACAGATACTGCAAAAG GTGTCTGATACCTCAAGAAGGGAAGCTCCTCCAAATGTTCTCAAAGCTAAGAGAGATACAGATCCAACTTCTGAGAGCGAAAATGATAGTGGGAAAGAGAACAACAGAAAGGTGGTGAAAAGAAGCAAGATCCCTACTTACCGCAGAACTACCTTATCTACTAGGTGTCATGCGAATCATCTTAATAACAAAATAACTGACAG GGAAGAGAAGAAGAGTTCCTCAAAGTGTCCACGCTCCAGTCAGAGAGACTCTCATCTGAATTCATCATTGGATGCTCAAGACTTGGAAGTAGtgggaagaaaagctgaaatattaaCTGGAAGACAGAGCAATATAGAAAAAGtagaagaaattaattcaaatgcCACAGAGGAATCAACATATCGA GTGCTGATTCAAGAACTGGatcaggagaaagaaaggagatggaaagcagagcaagcagagaagaaattaatAGAGCACGTCAGAGAGCTACAGAAacatgcaaaagaagaaaagaatattcAGAGTATGGCTGTATACACTACAGACAG ATTAAAGGAATTGATATTGAAAGAGAGAGATGTTAAAGCAAGGCTGCAAGCAGATGTCCAACAGTTGAAAGGTGAAACTGAAAGATTGACAGATGAGTTAAATCAGGCAAGAAATAAAGAAGCAGAACGTCAGAAGGCCATGCAAGCTTTAGAAGAAACACTTTCCAAGATGGAGACACAGAGATTGCAGCAACGAACAATAGAG ATGAAACAGGTGCAAGAAGCAGAGCTTAAAGCATCAGCAAATGAAAGAGAAGTACAGTTACTTCGAATATCCTTTCGACAACAGAAGGAGAAGGTAAAACAACTACATGAACTTCTTATATTAAGAGAACAAGAGCAAAG GAAAGAACTTGAAACCCGAGTTGCTTTAAATGGACCTGAATTTCAAGATGCTTTGTCAAAAGAAGTGGCTAAAGAGGAGCAGAGGCATGAACAACATGTTAAAGaatttcaggagaaaattaatatattaaaccAGAAGTACAAAGAATTAGAAGATGAATTTCGCTTAGCTTTAACTATTGAAGCAAAACGGTTTAAAGAG GTAAAAGAGGGTTTTGAAAATGTTGCTGCTGATCTAGTTGAACATAAACGAGCCCTGTTTGAAtttgaacaaaaggaaaaggaaatggcaAGTCTGATCCAAGACCTGACAAGTATAGtgaaagaacagaaagcaaagattgCAGAACTAACAAAATCAAATGAAGAAGCTACAGCAAACCTAAAG TGTCGAACTGGAGAACTTGCAACTGTGACTGAGGAATACAAACAGAAGTCTGTTCAACTTGAacttctgaaaaaggaaaatggaaaacttATTTCTCAGCTGACAGCCCAGGAATCAGTGATTGATggattaaaaatggaaagaaaaatatgggGGCAAGAGTTGGCACAACAAG GAGCTCATCTTGCTCAAGATCGGGGAAAACTAGAAGCAAAAATTGAAGTTTTAATGAATGAGATTGAGAcgttaaaaaagcaaaaggaacagGACAGTGATACgataagaattaaaaacaaaatagtggACGATCAGACAGAAACAATTAGGAGATTAAAAGAA ATTTATGttttgatgaattttttttttaattctgacttCTTTCAGATGAAGATTATTTAA